The genomic stretch TGCCCTCGCTCGGAGTCCTCCACTGTGCCGCCCACCTCCAGCAGATAGCCATCGGGCAGCTTGGCGCGGATGTCCTGCAAGGTCGGCAGAATCTGCTTCACCAGCGTCGCCGGCTGCTCCTGGTCGTAGATATCGGCACGCACGGTCACCGTCGGCAAGCGGTTGCGGTGCCAGATGATGCCTTCTTCAAAGCCGTACTCCAGGGTCGCCACCTGCGACAGCGCCACGCTTTGGCCATTGTCGGTAGGCAACGCCAGGCTACCCAGGTTGCCCAGGTCACTGCGCTCCTGGAGGGTGCCGCGCAGCAGGATCTCGATCAGCTCATTGTCCTCGCGGTACTGGCTGACCGTGGTGCCGATCAGCGAGCTTTGCAGGAAGCTCGCCAGGTGCGCGGTGCTCACACCCAGCGCCCGGGCGCGGTCCTGGTCGATTTCGAGGAACACCGCCTTGCTGGGTTCCTCCCAGTCCAGGTGCACGTTCACCACATGCGGGTTCTCGCGCACTTTGTCAGCCACTTCACGGGCCAGTGCACGGGCCTTCTCGATATGCTCGCCAGTGACCCGGAACTGCACCGGGTAGCCCACGGGCGGGCCATTCTCCAGGCGCGTGACCCGGGCACGCAGGTCGGGGAACTGCTGGTCCACAGTGCTGATCAGCCAACTGCGCAGGCGCTCGCGGTCCTCCATAGACTTGGCCAGCACCACGAACTGGGCAAAGCTGGCTGCCGGCAGTTGCTGGTCCAGCGGCAGGTAGAAGCGCGGCGAACCGGTGCCCACATAGGCCACGTAGTTGTCGATACCGTCCTGCTGCTTGAGCAGCGCCTCCAGCTGCTTGACCCGCTTGGCGGTATTGGCCAGCGAGGCGCCTTCGGCCAGCTTCAGGTCAACCATCAACTCCGGACGCCCGGAGGCCGGGAAGAACTGTTGGGGCACGAAGCGGAACAGCAGGATGCTGCCGATAAAGGCGGCAACGGTCAGCAGGATCACCGTCTTGCGCCGCCGTACGCACCACTCCACCAGCCGTCGCACACGCTGGTAGAACGGGGTGGCGTAGGGGTCTGGCGCATGGCCGTCCTTGCCATGGCGTGCGGCATGCAGCTTGGCCAGGTCGGGTAGCAGGCGCTCGCCCAGGTAAGGCACGAACACCACAGCCACCACCCACGAGGTCAGCAGAGCGATGGTCACCACCTGGAAGATCGACCGGGTGTATTCGCCCGTGCTGGAGGCTGCGGTGGCAATCGGCAGAAAGCCTGCTGCCGTGATCAGCGTACCGGTGAGCATCGGGAAGGCCGTACTTGTCCAGGCATAGCTTGCTGCCTTGAGGCGGTCGTAGCCCTGCTCCATCTTGATCGCCATCATCTCCACGGCAATGATCGCGTCGTCCACCAGCAAGCCAAGGGCCAGCACCAGTGCGCCGAGGGAAATCTTGTGCAGGCCGATGCCGAAGTAATGCATGGCGGCAAAGGTCATGGCCAGCACCAGCGGAATGGCCAGCGCAACCACCAGGCCAGTGCGCAGACCCAGCGAGAAGAAGCTCACCAGCAGCACAATGACCAGCGCCTCGACCAGCACCTGGACGAATTCCCCCACGCCAGCCTTCACCGCCGCCGGTTGATCCGAAACCTTGCGCAGCTCCATGCCGGCCGGCAGGCTGTGCGCCAGGCGCTCGAACTCGCCTTCCAGGGCCTTGCCCAGAACAAGGATATCGCCACCGTCTTTCATCGACACTGCCAGGCCAATGGCATCCTCGCCCATGAAGCGCATGCGTGGTGCGGGTGGGTCGTTGAAGCCACGGTGCACCTCGGCGACATCGCCAATCCTGAAGGTGCGATCACCCACGCGAATGGGGAACTGACGGATCTGCTCGACGCTGTCGAAACGCCCGCTCACCCGCAGATGCAGGCGCTCGCTGGGCGTCTCGAAGAAACCGGCGGTGCTCACCGCGTTCTGCTCTTGCAACGCCTTCTGTACGGCTTCCAGCGGCACGCCGAGGGTGGCCAGCTTGAGGTTGGACAGCTCGATCCAGACTTTCTCGTCCTGCAGGCCGATCAGCTCGACCTTGCCCACATCCTTGACCCGCTGCAGCTGGATCTGGATACGGTCGGCGTAGTCCTTGAGCACCGCATAGTCAAAGCCTTCGCCAGTCAGCGCATAGATATTGCCGAAGGTGGTGCCGAACTCGTCGTTGAAGAACGGGCCCTGGATCTCCGGCGGTAAGGTGTGGCGAATGTCCGCAACCTTCTTGCGGATCTGGTACCACAACTGGGGGATGTCCTTGGAATGCAGCGAGTCGCGGGCCATGAAGGTGACCTGCGATTCGCCGGGGCGGGAGAATGAGACAATCCTCTCGTACTCACCGGTTTCCATCAGCTTCTTCTCGATGCGCTCGGTCACCTGCCGCGCCACTTCTTCGGCGCTGGCGCCCGGCCACAGGGTGCGGATGACCATGGCCTTGAAGGTGAATGGCGGGTCCTCGCTCTGGCCAAGCTTGGTGTACGACATGGCGCCAATGGCGGCCAGCAGGATCATCAGGAACAGGACGATCTGGCGGTTGCGCAGCGCCCAGGCAGAAAGGTTGAAACCCATCGGGACTTACTCCTTGGCCGCCAGGTTCACTACACGGTTGCTGCGGTCCACAGGGCGTACCTCCTGGCCCTCGCGCAGTACATGGCCACCAGCGGCAACCACCCAGTCACCCGGGTCCAGGCCTTCGAGTACCGGCACACTGTCGCTGCCATACGCCCCCAGCCGCACCGTCGCCCGCTCCAGGCGGCTTTCCTTGTTCACCCGCCAGACATAGGCCTGACCGTTTTCCGAAGTCACTGCCGACAGCGGTACCGACAGCGGGATCAGCCCATCCTTGGCGATAAACACCCGGGCGCTCTGGCCCAGCTCAGCCGGAACGGCGGCCGTGGTAAAGGCGACGCGCGCCGCGAACGTGCGCGAACGCGGGTCGGCAGCCGGTGACAGCTCGCGAATGCGCCCCTGGAAACGCGCCTGCGGGTGCGACCAAAGCTCCACGCTCACCGGTTGGCCCACAGCGAAGCGAGCGAACTGCTGCTCCGGCAGGCCGATGGCCACTTCTCGCTCGCCATCGGCGGCGAGGGTAAACACGGTCTGCCCGGCGGCGACCACCTGGCCCACTTCAACCTGGCGCTTGGCGATCACCCCGGCCTGCGGCGCACGCAGCACGGCATATTCGGCCTGGTTGCCAGCCACATCGAACTCGGCCTTGGCCTGCTTCAGACGGGCAAGGCCTGCGCGGTAGAGGTTTTCGGCATTGTCGTACAGGGAATGGCTGACCATCTGCCGTTCCAGCAGCTTCTGGTAGCGGTCGCGCTCGGCGCGCACCAATGCCAGGTTGGCCTCGGCAGCCGCCAGCTGGGCGCGATTGGCTTCAAGTTGCAGGCGCACGTCCTGCGGGTCCAGCTCGGCCAGCGGCTGGTCGGCCTTGACCCGCTGCCCCTCCTCCACCAGGCGCTTGCTGACCTTGCCGCCAATGCGGAAGGCCAGCTCCGGCTCGAAGCGCGCGCGCACTTCGCCGGGGTAACTGTCGGCAGCGGCTTCGGCCGGCTGCGGCTGCACCACCAGCGCCGGGCGCGGCGCAGCGGGTGGGGCGGCTTCCTGGCCACATGCCGCCAGAAGCAGGGCAGCAGCGGCGGGCAGAGCGATGGACAAGGCATGGCGCAACATGATGAATCCTTTCGCGGAGTGCACATTTAATATTTGTACTGACGGGTATATTAAATCAGCGCAACGATGCCGGGAAGGGTGTGCGCGGGTTTTTCAAGCGTGCGGTGAGCAGGTAATGCAGCCTGGCTTTCGCCGGATGGCGCCTGACCCGTTAAGATGGTGATCCTTCAACCAGATGCAGACCACAATGTCCAACGACGCACCCATCGGCCCGGGCCGGCCCAAGGACCTGGCCAAGCGCGAGGCAATTCTCGAAGCGGCCAAGACGCTGTTCCTCAGCCTTGGCTACGCCAACACCAGCATGGATGCGGTCGCTGCGGCGGCAGGTGTTTCAAAGCTCACTGTGTACAGCCACTTCACCGACAAGCAGACCCTGTTCTGCTCGGCGGTCATGGCCACCTGCCAGATCCAGTTGCCTGACCTGCTGTTCGAGTATCCCGAGGGGGTACCGGTGGAAGAAGTGCTGCTGACCATTGCCCGCAACTTCCAGGCGCTTATCAGCAGTGACGAAGCGATCAAGCTCAGCCGCCTGATCATGGCCCAGGGCAGCCTGGACCCGAGTTTTGGCGAGTACTTCTACGAAGCCGGGCCCAAGCGCGTGCTCGCTGGCATGGAAGCGCTACTGCGCGGGGCACATGAGCGCGGGCTGCTGCGCATCGACAACCCCTTGAGGGCGGCGGAGCACTTCTTCTGTCTGGTCAAAGGGGCACCGGATTACCGGTTGCTGCTGGGTTGCGCGGGGCCGCTGGAAGGCGATGAAGCCGAGGCGCATGTGCGCGAGGTGGTGGGGGTGTTCTTGCGGGCGTTCCAGCCCTGAAAACACTATCATCAGGCATGCGCAATCCCCTGGAGCGGCCTTGTGTCGCGATAGGGCCGCAAAGCGGGCCCGACAATACTCGCGACATCATGGAATCCCGGGGCTGCCTTGCAGCCCTGTCACGATAGAAGGCCACTCCTCCTTGGAGCAGGTACAGCCAATCAGCTAGGGCTGTCCCTAAATAGGTCCGTCAAACCAATAATCATACCTAGCATTTTTACCAGTATACGATGCGCCACTCATCCAGCATGCTTATATCAACCTTGCGCATGAGTACATTCGCCATGACATCAGAAAAGCTACAGCTTTTTTATAAAGGCAGCAACATTGCCACGATGCACACTCACGATTATCACCGTGCAGTTATCAGCGGCAGCGGCCAAAATCTATGCGAAATATCAAGCCAAAATCCACAAGTACGTTTATTGGCTACCGACGCGCAAAACTCAACCGTCTGCATTGCGTCTAAAAGCCTTAGCCCAATCGCTTACAGTCCATATGGCCAAGACAGTTTGGCAGCAGGTAGCCTGGCACTACCCCGATTTACGGGACAATGGTGGTTACCCACGGCGATCGGCTACATGCTGGGAAGCGGTTACCGAGTTTTCAATCCAGCGTTGATGCGCTTTTTCAGTCCAGACAACTTATCCCCCTTTGAAAAAGGGGGAATAAATGCCTATACATACTGTGAAAGTGAGCCAATAAACAATATCGATCCTTCGGGTCACTTTCTGATGCGAACCTTAAAAAGATTAAAGGGAATCCACAGAAGTCAGCTGTATTCCAAACTAAACAGAATGGAGGCCCAACGCAACAGCGGGAAACCGCTTAGCAAGGAAAACAGTTTCGGAAGAAGAAAATATCGTGAACTTAAAAAATTAGCCGATAGAGACCTGGCTGACTCTAAAAAACGTTTAGAACATATCGAGAACATACAGAAAGAAGTAGACAAAGAGATACTCGCCAACCCCAGCGCATATAATGAAAAGGTAATATGGAAAGCCAACGCCACAATAAGTGCTGCATTCGAAGCACCAGCAGTAGCACATGCCGACGATTTAGCTACGCAGGAACTGCTCAGTGAAATGGCAGTTGGATTATACAAGGGTAAGACGCGCTACTATCTACCACCCTCCACCCCTACATCCATAAGGCAGCCCAAAGCTACGCCATAGATACGTGCACTGAGAAAATTTTTTTCAACTCAGTGCAACATTCCCCTGCAAAAACACTATCCCTTCAAAGCCTTCTTCGGATAGATGTCATACCGGCTCGACTTGCCTTCCAGGCTATGGCTGGGCTTCGGCCCGTCGATGATTGGCGCCTTGCGCGGCCGCTTAACCACCACCCGGTGGCTGGCCAGTGCCAGGGCGGCTTCGAGCAGGGCCGGTGCATCCAGGTCATCGCCCACCAAGGGCCGGAACACGCGCATTTCCTTTTTCACCAGGGCGCTCTTGTCGCGGTGTGGGAACATCGGGTCGAGGTAGATCACCTGCGGCGCCTCCCCTTCCCAGGCGCGCATGCGCTCGATGGCGTTGCCGGTCAGCAGGCGCATGCGCCCGACAATCGGGCCCACTTCTTCGTCCGCTCGCGCCCGCGCCAGGCCGTCCTCCAACAGCGCGGCAATCAGCGGCTGGCGCTCGATCAGGGTCATCTGGCAGCCAAGGCTGGCCAGCACGAACGCGTCCTTGCCCAGCCCCGCCGTGGCATCCAGCACCTGCGGCCGGATACCTTGGGCAATGCCCACAGCCTTGGCGATCATCTGCCCGTTGCCACCGCCAAACTGGCGGCGATGCGCAGCCTGGCCTTCGACGAAGTCCACACGCACCGGCCCGGGCGCCTGCGGGCCCAGTTGCTGAATCTGCAAGCCGTCGGCGCCCACCTGCACCGCGAAGGCGGCGGTATCGTCCTGCAGCGGCAGGCCCAGGCGTTCAGCCCACGCCCTGGCCTGTTGCGCATACTCAGCTGCCATTGCCTCGACCCTGATACCCGTGCCTTGCTCTTCCATCGTTCACACCCGAAAAATCAAACCAAGCCCTTAATGAATCGGCAGCCACGGCCGATACAGGCAATATCCCGCTATTCTGCCAGAGCACAGCGCGCACGACTGCCATGTCAGATACTCTTCCCATCGGCTTGACCTATTTGTCGCCTGTCGGCAACTACAGTCAGCACAACACCCAGGCACTCGGGGGCGTCAGCCACCTGTGGCAGGATTTCTTTGCCCGGGCGATGGCCGAGCAGCAGGAAGAGCCCGTAGACGGCGTCAGCCAGTCGTTCGTGCAGTACGACCAGGACAGCGGTGAACCCATCGGCGGCGCCCGTGCACTGGCGTTGATTGACGCCCAGCGCGCCTGCCCGGTGCAAGACACCGTGGTGGCACCGCCCGAGCCGCTGTTCCTGCCCAAGGCCGAGCTCGAGGCCAAGCTGCTACCACCCGCGCCCGAGCCGTTCAGTGCCATTGAACTGATCGAGCAGCAGCGCCAGCTCGACATCAACAACAGCTGGCTGCGTCCGGTGGTAATGAGCCAGGGCCAGCCCATTGCCGAGCCCGGCCCTGCCCCCACGCCACGGTCACTATTCCTGCCCATTGCCGAGTTCGAGACGAACCTGCTGGACCCGGCGCCCGAACCGTTCGACGACGCCACCCTGGCCAAGCAGCAAAATGACCTGGAGTTCGACATCCACTGGGCGCGCCCAGTGGTGCTGAACAACGTGCGCGCGTACGCCTGAGGCTAACGACAGATCTGCCAGCGCCCCATGTCCACGTGAAAGTGGTTGCGGTGCGCAGCGTTGTAATCCGGCCCCAGTACCGTGCTGAAGCTCTCGCAAGCCACCCGCTGCACCCGACGCAGGAATTCGGCCTTCTGCCCACCCGCCTGCCAGTCACGCGCCAGCACGATCCGCTGGCCGTCCTGTAGACGGAAACCGCTGATGTCCAGCGCATTGGCCGTGGCGTGCTGGCTCAAACGGCCCTGCTTACGGTGGTAGACATTGCGGCAGGCAAAGCTGCCCAGGTGATCCACCTGCGTCACCGGTTGCCCAAACACCTCCTGCGCCGCCGGCTGCAAGCCATGGTTCTCGAACAGTGCATAGGCCACCGCCAGCGGGCAACTGGCCAGAAAACTGCTGCTCAACCGCGCCTGGCCGCCCTCGATGCGCCATACGTTCTGCAGCGGGCAGTTGGCCGAGGCCGGGCTGTCGGCTTGTGCCCGGTAACGCAGGTGGCTGGTTTCCAGCGCCTGCCGGCACAGCGCTGGGTCATCGCGCAAGCGTGACAGTTTGTAGGGGGTCAGCAGGTTGGGCGGTTGGCGCACGTCCAGCGGCGCCCAGGGGTTCCACAGGGCAGGCAGGCGCCAGCCAAAGTACCAGGCCAGGCCGGCCACCGTCAGCAGGCCGACCAGTAGCGCCAGCAATGCCCGCATCAGCGGCGGAACAGGTCGTTCAGCTGGGCAAACGGCATTGCCTGCTCACCATAGCCGAACGTGCCCTCTTCGCGAATTTCCAACGCGGCTCGGTGAAAGGCCCCGAGTGCAGCACGGGCCAGCGAGGAGCCGACGCTGATGCGACGCACGCCCAGGTCCTGCAACTGGTTGACGTTGAGCGGCACGCCCGCCGTGCCCATCAGCACATTCACAGGGCGCGGTGCGACTGCCTGCACCACGGCACGGACTTCCTCCACGGTACGCAGCCCCGGGGCGTAGAGCACGTCTGCACCGGCTTCGGCATAGGCTTGCAGGCGCAAGATGGTGTCGTCGAGGTCCATGCGCCCGTGTAGCAGGTTTTCTGCCCGGGCACACAAGGTGAACGGGAACGGCAGGCTTCGCGCAGCCTGCACGGCGGCGCGCACCCGCTCCACGGCCAGCCCGAAGTCATAGATGGGCGCATCACTGCGGCCACTGGCATCTTCGATGGAGCCGCCCACCAGGCCGACTTCGGCGGCACGCAGAATGGTCTGGGCACAGTCTTCGGGCAAATCGCCAAAGCCGTTTTCCAGATCGGCGGCCACCGGCAGCGCGGTGGCATCGACGATCTCGCCGGCATTGTCCAGTGTATCGTCCAGGCTCAAGGCGCCTTCGGCGTCTGGCCGGCCCAGGCTGAAGGCCAAGCCGGCACTGGTGGTAGCCAGTGCCTCGAAACCCAGGCTGGCGAGCAACTTGGCGGAGCCGGCATCCCACGGGTTGGGGATAACGAACGCGCCCTCGCGCTCGTGTAACGCCTTGAAGGCCTCAGCTCGCAGGGTTTGCACATCCATGGTTCAACCTCCGGCAGTCAGGGAAAGGTCAGAGTAATCCCAATTGTTCGACCTCAGGGGCGCGCGGCAATTCCGGCAAAGGTGCCAGGCCAGGCAGGCGCGCCATCAGGCGCTGATGGAAACGCTGGGCCAGCGCCGCAGCCAGGCGATTGTCCGAGGTGTGCAGGAAGATATAGGGATTGCGGCCTTCTTCAATCCAGGCGGCGACCTTTTCTACCCAAGGGCTAAGGAAGGCCTGATTGGCCTCCAGTTCCGGATGGCCGATGAAGCGAACCTGCGGATGCTGGCTGAAGGCTGCCGGACGGGGTGGTACCTTGGGCTTCTTCGACTGCGCATGCAGCACGGCAGGGTCGCGCGAGGTGCAACTGAACAACGCACGGGGGTCGAGGCAGATGCGCTCTACGCCGCGTTCGTGCAGCAGGCGATTGAGCAGGCGTTCTTCCTCACCCTTGGCAAAAAAGGCCTGGTTGCGCACTTCCACAGCCACCGGCACGGCGATCTGATCGAGGAAGTGACAGAGCTCACCCAGGCGCGCCGGGCCGAACTGGGCCGGCAACTGCAGCCAGTAGGGTGATACGCGCTGGCCCAGCGGGGCCATCAGCCGGGTGAAGTCGAAGGCAGGCTCAAGCTGGTCACGCAGGTCGCCCTCATGGCTGACATCCCGCGGAAACTTGGCAGTGAAGCGAAAGTGCTCGGGCATGACTTGCGCCCAGCGGGCAATGGTCCCGGGCGCGGGACGTGCATAGAAAGTGGTGTTGCCTTCGACGGCGTTGAAGACCTGACTGTAGAAGCCAAGCATTTGATTACTGTTAGCGTCAGCGGGGTACAGGTAGTCTCGCCAGGCGTTTTCGCTCCACGACGGGCAACCGAGAAAGTAAGGCAGTGGTGACGGATTCATCCATCAAATGTACAGGTCGAGCCCCAGTACTTCCATGTCCCAGTCGGTAAAACCGGCAGTGCTCAGGTAGCTGGCCAGTGCGGTGGCGGTACGGCGGTCACGGGCACGAGGGAAAACCATGTCCTGCTGCCGGGCTGGCAGTCCACCACCAGGGCGGCGGGCAGTGGTTTCCTGCGGGGCGGCTTCTGCCTCCTCGATTACCTCGGCATCGTCGATGGCCTGGTCACGCACCGCTGCTTTGCGCGAGGCGCGCTTGAGCGGGTAGGACTGCGATGAGAAACCGTCGATACGCATGGCATGAGCACTCAGGACCAATGATGGCAATTTAGCAGCATCAGGGTTCCGTCGCTAATGCTTGAGTGATAACTGGACCACAGATCGCGAAAAAGGTTTTAGCGTGTTCGGCGATAACCGACGAACAGCACTCAGTGCTTCTTGGGCGTGGCTACATTATCGCGCAGATAAACCGGCTGCGCCTGCTCGGCGACGATTGCCTCGCCGCGCGCCCAGGCGAAGGTGGCCAGGCTGAGGACGTCCAGGGCATTGGGCAAGGCGCCAGGGTTGCTCGCGGCCACCTGAACCGCCAAGCGCTCGGCATAGCCCCATCCGGTACCGGCACCGAACCACTCGCCATTGCTGCCTGCCGGCAGCGCCACCTGCTCGGGCGGTAACACGGCTTCACGGCCGACCAGGCGCATTTCGCCCGCCGTGGCCTGGTAGCAACCCCAGTACACTTCATCCATGCGTGCATCGATGGCCGCTGCCACCTGCTGCACGCCATGCTCGCGCAATGCACCCTGGGCCAGTGCGGCCAGGTTGGACACCGGCAGCACCGGGCGTTCGAGGGCAAAGGCCAGGCCTTGCACCACACCGATGGCAATTCGCACGCCAGTGAACGCGCCCGGGCCACGGCCAAAGGCAATGGCATCCAGCGCATTCAGTGCCACGCCAGAGTCGGCCAGCAGTTGCTTGATCATCGGCAGCAGCTTCTGGGCATGCATGCGCGGGATCACCTCGTAGTGGCTGGTTACCTTGCCGTCATGCAGCAGCGCGACGGAACAGGCTTCGGTGGCGGTATCCAGGGCCAGCAGGGTGGTCATCGAACGGGTATCCAGGTGCGAATGAAAAAGAGCGGCAGTATAGAGCAGCAGCGGCGTTGTGTCCCGAGGGGGCCGCTGTGCGGCCTACAAACGACAACGGCCCGCAAGCGGGCCGTTGTCGAGGTGCGTCAGGCGCCGGTTCAGCTCAGGGCTGCCAGGACCTTGGCGGTGATGGCTTCAACCGAGCCGACACCTTCGATGTGGCTGTACTTCGGCTTGCCGCCATTGGCAGCCGACAGCTTCTGGTAGAAATCCACCAGCGGCTTGGTCTGGCTGTGGTAGACCGACAGGCGATGGCGAACGGTTTCTTCTTTGTCGTCGTCACGCTGGATCAGGTCTTCACCGGTCTCGTCGTCCTTGCCTTCCACTTTCGGCGGGTTGTACTGAATGTGGTAGGTACGGCCCGAGGCCAAGTGCACGCGACGGCCAGCCATGCGGCCAACGATTTCCTCGTCGTCCACGGCAATTTCGACCACGGCATCGATGTCGACACCGGCAGCGACCATGGCTTCGGCCTGCGGGATGGTGCGTGGGAAGCCGTCGAACAGGCAGCCGTTGGCGCAATCAGGCTGGGCAATGCGCTCCTTCACCAGGCTGATGATCAACTCGTCGGAGACCAGCTGGCCGGCATCCATGACTTTCTTCAGCTCCAGGCCCAGCGGGGTACCGGCCTTGACGGCGGCACGCAGCATGTCACCGGTGGAGATCTGTGGAATACCGAACTTTTCGGTGATGAACTTTGCCTGAGTACCTTTACCGGCCCCGGGAGCTCCCAGCAGAATTACGCGCATCTTGTGCTCCTCAAATTTTTTTATGAAATTCAATGGATTCGGCAACCAGGGCCAAGTCCGGAAAATCGGGTATGACCATAAATCGGTCAGAAGGCTGCTCAAGATACACAGCGCCCGGCAGCCAGACAAGCGTCCCAAAGTTGCAGGAATGCGCCACTTGCGGCTGACCGGGCAGGCGGTTGCGCCCGGCGCAACCACCCTTCCCGACATTGTGCCGGGCCTGTATGACACTCGCCAGGCATGACCCGGGCTTGCCCTTAGCCGGTGTTGCGCAGCCCGGCAGCAATACCCGCCACGGTCACCAGCAAGGCCTGCTCCAACGGGCTGTCCAGAGCGGCTTCGCGGCTGCGCGAGCGGGCCAGCAACTCTGCCTGCAGGCGGTGCAACGGGTCCAGATAGGTATTGCGCAGGCTAATGAATTCCAGTGTCTCGGGGCTGTGCGCCAGTAGCACCGGCTGCCTGGTCAGGCCCAGCACCACCTGGCACGACTGCGACAATAGGTCGCGCAGGTGCGCACCTAAAGGGAGCAAGTGCGGTTGCACCAGACGTTCGTCGTAGGCCTCGGCAATTTGCGCATCGGCCTTGGCCAGGACCATTTCCAGCATGTCGATGCGAGTGCGGAAGAACGGCCATTGCTCACGCATCTGCGCCAGCAACTCACCCTGCCCCCGGGCCAAGGCGTTCGTCAGCGCGGTTTCCCAGCCCAGCCAGGCCGGCAGCATCAGCCGGGTCTGGGTCCAGCCGAAG from Pseudomonas putida encodes the following:
- a CDS encoding AcrB/AcrD/AcrF family protein, yielding MGFNLSAWALRNRQIVLFLMILLAAIGAMSYTKLGQSEDPPFTFKAMVIRTLWPGASAEEVARQVTERIEKKLMETGEYERIVSFSRPGESQVTFMARDSLHSKDIPQLWYQIRKKVADIRHTLPPEIQGPFFNDEFGTTFGNIYALTGEGFDYAVLKDYADRIQIQLQRVKDVGKVELIGLQDEKVWIELSNLKLATLGVPLEAVQKALQEQNAVSTAGFFETPSERLHLRVSGRFDSVEQIRQFPIRVGDRTFRIGDVAEVHRGFNDPPAPRMRFMGEDAIGLAVSMKDGGDILVLGKALEGEFERLAHSLPAGMELRKVSDQPAAVKAGVGEFVQVLVEALVIVLLVSFFSLGLRTGLVVALAIPLVLAMTFAAMHYFGIGLHKISLGALVLALGLLVDDAIIAVEMMAIKMEQGYDRLKAASYAWTSTAFPMLTGTLITAAGFLPIATAASSTGEYTRSIFQVVTIALLTSWVVAVVFVPYLGERLLPDLAKLHAARHGKDGHAPDPYATPFYQRVRRLVEWCVRRRKTVILLTVAAFIGSILLFRFVPQQFFPASGRPELMVDLKLAEGASLANTAKRVKQLEALLKQQDGIDNYVAYVGTGSPRFYLPLDQQLPAASFAQFVVLAKSMEDRERLRSWLISTVDQQFPDLRARVTRLENGPPVGYPVQFRVTGEHIEKARALAREVADKVRENPHVVNVHLDWEEPSKAVFLEIDQDRARALGVSTAHLASFLQSSLIGTTVSQYREDNELIEILLRGTLQERSDLGNLGSLALPTDNGQSVALSQVATLEYGFEEGIIWHRNRLPTVTVRADIYDQEQPATLVKQILPTLQDIRAKLPDGYLLEVGGTVEDSERGQKSVNAGMPLFVVVVLSLLMIQLRSFSRTVMVFLTAPLGLIGVTLFLLVFRQPFGFVAMLGTIALAGMIMRNSVILVDQIEQDIAAGMERWQAIIEATVRRFRPIVLTALAAVLAMIPLSRSVFYGPMAVAIMGGLIVATVLTLLFLPALYAAWFRVKKG
- a CDS encoding efflux RND transporter periplasmic adaptor subunit, with the translated sequence MLRHALSIALPAAAALLLAACGQEAAPPAAPRPALVVQPQPAEAAADSYPGEVRARFEPELAFRIGGKVSKRLVEEGQRVKADQPLAELDPQDVRLQLEANRAQLAAAEANLALVRAERDRYQKLLERQMVSHSLYDNAENLYRAGLARLKQAKAEFDVAGNQAEYAVLRAPQAGVIAKRQVEVGQVVAAGQTVFTLAADGEREVAIGLPEQQFARFAVGQPVSVELWSHPQARFQGRIRELSPAADPRSRTFAARVAFTTAAVPAELGQSARVFIAKDGLIPLSVPLSAVTSENGQAYVWRVNKESRLERATVRLGAYGSDSVPVLEGLDPGDWVVAAGGHVLREGQEVRPVDRSNRVVNLAAKE
- a CDS encoding TetR family transcriptional regulator; translated protein: MQTTMSNDAPIGPGRPKDLAKREAILEAAKTLFLSLGYANTSMDAVAAAAGVSKLTVYSHFTDKQTLFCSAVMATCQIQLPDLLFEYPEGVPVEEVLLTIARNFQALISSDEAIKLSRLIMAQGSLDPSFGEYFYEAGPKRVLAGMEALLRGAHERGLLRIDNPLRAAEHFFCLVKGAPDYRLLLGCAGPLEGDEAEAHVREVVGVFLRAFQP
- a CDS encoding class I SAM-dependent methyltransferase, which gives rise to MEEQGTGIRVEAMAAEYAQQARAWAERLGLPLQDDTAAFAVQVGADGLQIQQLGPQAPGPVRVDFVEGQAAHRRQFGGGNGQMIAKAVGIAQGIRPQVLDATAGLGKDAFVLASLGCQMTLIERQPLIAALLEDGLARARADEEVGPIVGRMRLLTGNAIERMRAWEGEAPQVIYLDPMFPHRDKSALVKKEMRVFRPLVGDDLDAPALLEAALALASHRVVVKRPRKAPIIDGPKPSHSLEGKSSRYDIYPKKALKG
- a CDS encoding energy transducer TonB; this translates as MSDTLPIGLTYLSPVGNYSQHNTQALGGVSHLWQDFFARAMAEQQEEPVDGVSQSFVQYDQDSGEPIGGARALALIDAQRACPVQDTVVAPPEPLFLPKAELEAKLLPPAPEPFSAIELIEQQRQLDINNSWLRPVVMSQGQPIAEPGPAPTPRSLFLPIAEFETNLLDPAPEPFDDATLAKQQNDLEFDIHWARPVVLNNVRAYA
- a CDS encoding extensin; protein product: MRALLALLVGLLTVAGLAWYFGWRLPALWNPWAPLDVRQPPNLLTPYKLSRLRDDPALCRQALETSHLRYRAQADSPASANCPLQNVWRIEGGQARLSSSFLASCPLAVAYALFENHGLQPAAQEVFGQPVTQVDHLGSFACRNVYHRKQGRLSQHATANALDISGFRLQDGQRIVLARDWQAGGQKAEFLRRVQRVACESFSTVLGPDYNAAHRNHFHVDMGRWQICR
- a CDS encoding isocitrate lyase/phosphoenolpyruvate mutase family protein, whose translation is MDVQTLRAEAFKALHEREGAFVIPNPWDAGSAKLLASLGFEALATTSAGLAFSLGRPDAEGALSLDDTLDNAGEIVDATALPVAADLENGFGDLPEDCAQTILRAAEVGLVGGSIEDASGRSDAPIYDFGLAVERVRAAVQAARSLPFPFTLCARAENLLHGRMDLDDTILRLQAYAEAGADVLYAPGLRTVEEVRAVVQAVAPRPVNVLMGTAGVPLNVNQLQDLGVRRISVGSSLARAALGAFHRAALEIREEGTFGYGEQAMPFAQLNDLFRR
- a CDS encoding DUF72 domain-containing protein; translated protein: MNPSPLPYFLGCPSWSENAWRDYLYPADANSNQMLGFYSQVFNAVEGNTTFYARPAPGTIARWAQVMPEHFRFTAKFPRDVSHEGDLRDQLEPAFDFTRLMAPLGQRVSPYWLQLPAQFGPARLGELCHFLDQIAVPVAVEVRNQAFFAKGEEERLLNRLLHERGVERICLDPRALFSCTSRDPAVLHAQSKKPKVPPRPAAFSQHPQVRFIGHPELEANQAFLSPWVEKVAAWIEEGRNPYIFLHTSDNRLAAALAQRFHQRLMARLPGLAPLPELPRAPEVEQLGLL
- the tsaB gene encoding tRNA (adenosine(37)-N6)-threonylcarbamoyltransferase complex dimerization subunit type 1 TsaB encodes the protein MTTLLALDTATEACSVALLHDGKVTSHYEVIPRMHAQKLLPMIKQLLADSGVALNALDAIAFGRGPGAFTGVRIAIGVVQGLAFALERPVLPVSNLAALAQGALREHGVQQVAAAIDARMDEVYWGCYQATAGEMRLVGREAVLPPEQVALPAGSNGEWFGAGTGWGYAERLAVQVAASNPGALPNALDVLSLATFAWARGEAIVAEQAQPVYLRDNVATPKKH